One segment of Ipomoea triloba cultivar NCNSP0323 chromosome 12, ASM357664v1 DNA contains the following:
- the LOC115998846 gene encoding leucine-rich repeat extensin-like protein 5 — translation MKFEYQLHLFVLSLLFVFISSSPTNQNQHHQHPATTICYQLKRTQHCLSFQSQPSILAYDIDLKYGIVKRLVPTGPNPDHPPSSTSTKDIGLRYGVEKPLVPTGPNPDHPPSSTSTKVFNFIFKGVKRLVPTSPNPDHPPSSTSTKNIDLRYGVVKRLVPTGPNPDHPPSSTSTMDLNLRFGGVKRLVATGPNPDHPPSSTSTKDINLRYGVVKRLVPTGPNPDHPPSSTSTKNIDLRYGVVKRLVPTGPNPDHPPSSTSTMDLNLRFGGVKRLVPTGPNPDHPPSSTSTKDIHLRYGVVKRLVPTGPNPDHPPSSVSTHNINF, via the coding sequence ATGAAGTTTGAATATCAACTTCATTTGTTTGTACTCTCCCTCCTCTTTGTGTTTATTTCATCATCACCcacaaatcaaaatcaacatcatCAACACCCTGCTACCACTATATGTTATCAACTTAAGAGAACTCAACATTGCTTATCATTCCAATCACAACCATCAATATTAGCATATGATATTGATCTGAAATATGGGATAGTGAAGAGGTTGGTACCTACTGGTCCAAACCCTGACCATCCACCATCATCAACTTCAACAAAGGATATTGGTCTAAGATATGGAGTAGAGAAGCCATTGGTTCCTACTGGTCCAAACCCAGACCATCCACCATCATCGACATCAACAAAggtttttaatttcatatttaaaggGGTGAAAAGACTAGTACCTACTAGTCCAAATCCTGACCATCCACCATCATCAACTTCAACAAAGAATATTGATCTAAGATATGGGGTAGTGAAGAGATTAGTGCCTACTGGACCAAACCCTGACCACCCACCATCGTCAACTTCAACAATGGATCTTAATTTGAGATTCGGAGGGGTGAAGAGACTAGTGGCTACTGGTCCAAATCCTGATCATCCACCATCATCAACTTCAACAAAGGACATTAATCTAAGATATGGGGTGGTGAAGAGATTGGTGCCTACTGGTCCAAATCCTGACCATCCGCCATCATCAACTTCAACAAAGAATATTGATCTAAGATATGGGGTAGTGAAGAGATTAGTGCCTACTGGTCCGAACCCTGATCACCCACCATCGTCGACTTCAACAATGGATCTTAATTTGAGATTTGGAGGGGTGAAGAGACTAGTGCCTACTGGTCCAAATCCTGACCATCCACCATCATCAACTTCAACAAAGGATATTCATCTAAGATATGGGGTGGTGAAGAGATTGGTGCCTACTGGTCCAAATCCTGACCACCCACCATCATCGGTTTCAACACATAATATTAATTTCTGA
- the LOC115999978 gene encoding U-box domain-containing protein 3: MEEMVVEALIFGDRKSQVMAAKQVGQFTRKQRHKIAEKDIIPPLISMLHSQDYEAIEASLLALLNLAYGSERNKILIGRFGAIPVLAMVLHLQNESLCGLAIAALLTLSSCMANKVEIARSGAVEHLLYLLRSQFTAANYMISLDIISVLHNLSTCHETVPRIAVSGGGALLLQLINSWEKSSELVEKATAVLENMVSSSDAALKEAAETSGCVGVLVEAMEEGSRLCKEYAVGILLRICRSWRESYRGMILREGAMAGLLQLTVDGTATARDTAKALILLLRDCGGGGQRNPQAQAKNALLEEVMSQIDRGDRAGMSVAVLEEMIAKLRT; encoded by the exons ATGGAGGAAATGGTGGTGGAAGCTCTCATCTTTGGCGATAGAAAATCCCAAGTCATGGCTGCAAAGCAAGTCGGCCAATTCACGAGGAAACAACGCCACAAAATAGCCGAAAAAGACATCATTCCTCCATTGATCTCCATGCTCCATTCCCAAGATTATGAAGCCATTGAAGCCTCTCTCTTGGCTCTGCTTAATCTAGCCTATGGCAGTGAAAG GAATAAGATCCTGATCGGTAGATTTGGGGCTATACCAGTGTTAGCAATGGTGCTTCATCTCCAGAATGAATCGTTATGTGGGCTAGCAATCGCAGCGCTTTTGACACTTTCTTCTTGCATGGCAAACAAGGTGGAGATTGCGAGATCAGGGGCGGTAGAACATCTTCTCTATCTGCTCAGATCACAATTCACTGCTGCAAATTATATGATCAGTCTTGATATAATATCCGTACTACACAATCTCTCAACTTGCCACGAAACCGTCCCGAGAATAGCGGTATCAGGAGGGGGAGCGTTGCTGCTCCAACTAATAAATTCATGGGAGAAATCATCGGAGCTGGTGGAGAAAGCTACGGCGGTGCTGGAAAACATGGTTTCTTCATCGGACGCGGCGCTAAAGGAGGCCGCGGAAACATCGGGGTGTGTCGGGGTGTTAGTGGAGGCTATGGAGGAGGGCTCGAGGTTGTGTAAAGAATACGCGGTGGGGATTCTGTTGAGGATTTGTCGGAGCTGGAGAGAGAGCTACAGGGGAATGATATTGCGGGAAGGGGCCATGGCGGGGCTGCTTCAGTTGACGGTGGACGGGACCGCCACGGCCCGGGACACGGCCAAAGCGCTGATTTTGCTCCTCAGAGATTGCGGCGGCGGCGGTCAAAGAAACCCGCAGGCGCAGGCGAAGAATGCGCTGTTGGAAGAGGTTATGAGCCAGATTGACCGAGGAGATCGAGCCGGAATGTCGGTGGCAGTGTTGGAGGAGATGATTGCCAAACTTCGAACATGA
- the LOC115998070 gene encoding uncharacterized protein LOC115998070 — translation MAEQICFLSKGTIIIKAPKKSSPLLRMGLVVLAMVCGVFIFCVCVNQSNTDKQHKFLNLEVIGRGCHDLGIDRSQIPYLHYPKPRTFSRAECACNPVRLFAILTMQRSGSGWFETLLNSHVNVSSNGEIFSVKDRRENFSSIVETLDRVYNLDWFTSASKNQCSASVGFKWMLNQGVIEHQREIVDYFNEKGVSVIFLFRRNLLRRMVSLLANSYDRHAKLLNGTHKSHVHSTEEAETLAKYKPVINTASLMMELKQMDVMAREALQYFSSTRHIVLYYEDLIRNQSKMMDALKFLRLPHMHLTSRQVKIHSGPLWKHIKNWDDVNMALKGTVYEGFLYTDY, via the exons ATGGCGGAGCAAATCTGTTTCCTCTCAAAG GGAACTATCATCATAAAAGCTCCCAAGAAATCTTCACCACTGTTAAGGATGGGATTGGTAGTTTTAGCAATGGTGTGTGGTGTTTTTATCTTCTGTGTATGTGTAAACCAGTCCAACACTGACAAACAACATAAATTCTTGAACCTTGAGGTCATTGGAAGGGGTTGTCATGACCTTGGCATAGATAGATCCCAGATTCCCTACTTGCATTATCCGAAGCcaagaacttttagcag GGCTGAATGTGCCTGTAACCCTGTTCGGCTCTTTGCCATTTTGACGATGCAAAGGTCTGGGAGTGGTTGGTTCGAGACGTTATTGAATAGTCATGTGAATGTAAGTTCAAATGGCGAAATATTCTCTGTGAAAGACAGGAGGGagaatttttcttcaattgtGGAGACACTGGACAGAGTTTACAATCTCGACTGGTTTACTAGCGCATCAAAGAATCAGTGTTCTGCCTCGGTTGGCTTCAAATGGATGCTTAACCAg GGGGTGATTGAACACCAAAGAGAAATTGTTGACTACTTCAATGAAAAGGGTGTTTCTGTGATATTTCTTTTCCGAAGAAACCTACTTCGCCGAATGGTTTCCTTGCTTGCAAATTCGTATGATCGACATGCCAAACTCTTGAATGGAACACACAAGTCTCATGTTCACTCAACTGAGGAG GCTGAGACCCTTGCAAAATACAAGCCTGTAATCAATACTGCATCattaatgatggaattaaagCAAATGGACGTGATGGCCAGAGAAGCACTGCAGTACTTCAGCAGCACACGCCATATCGTTCTATACTATGAAGACCTTATCAGAAACCAAAGT AAAATGATGGATGCCCTGAAGTTCTTGAGACTGCCACACATGCATTTGACTAGTCGGCAAGTTAAGATACACAGTGGACCGCTATGGAAGCATATCAAGAACTGGGATGATGTTAACATGGCATTGAAAGGAACGGTTTATGAAGGCTTCCTCTATACTGACTACTAA
- the LOC116000427 gene encoding red chlorophyll catabolite reductase, chloroplastic has product MAVSCAYLLPCTASPISLSPFLPPSSSPTLRFFRNRIPCSKSPLMEPLHSESQTKFMEFPYVSAPHRDLMVQLVSSVETRLESALQPCTLPPDVQYYQNPTGSAHAALHVRSGLPSSRIDFILGSWVHCKLPTGGALNITSLSAYLRPSTDAPNFLIELIRSSPVSLILILDLPPRKDLVLHPEYLKEFYEDTQLDRHRQLLEKLPEVRPYVSSSLYIRSVVSPCAVMVSIEAPADQTSCMEEIIRDHISPIAKEMLETWLDMCACVEREVGGDESAGLGRRDQIIKNKTIEIDLGSSFPRLFGEEVANRVLGVLRDIYNA; this is encoded by the exons ATGGCTGTTTCTTGTGCTTACTTGCTACCTTGTACTGCATCCCCAATTTCCCTTTCTCCTTTTCTACCTCCATCTTCATCTCCGACCTTGCGTTTCTTCAGAAATCGAATCCCCTGCTCCAAATCTCCATTGATGGAACCTCTGCACAGCGAATCTCAGACCAAATTCATGGAATTTCCGTACGTCTCCGCCCCACACAGAGACCTTATGGTGCAACTCGTCTCCTCCGTTGAGACCCGACTTGAATCCGCCCTTCAGCCTTGTACTCTCCCACCCGATGTCCAGTACTACCAAAACCCTACTGGCTCCGCCCATGCCGCTCTCCATGTCCGATCCGGCCTCCCCTCTTCCAGG ATTGATTTCATATTGGGGAGTTGGGTTCATTGCAAGTTGCCCACTGGTGGAGCTTTGAACATAACAAGTCTCTCCGCCTATTTGAGACCCTCCACCGATGCACCAAACTTCTTAATTGAGCTCATCCGGAGCAGTCCGGTGTCTCTAATTCTTATCCTCGACCTCCCTCCTCGAAAGGACCTTGTCTTACATCCCGAGTACTTGAAGGAGTTTTACGAAGACACCCAACTAGACAGACACAGACAACTTCTCGAGAAGTTGCCTGAGGTGCGACCTTATGTCTCTTCATCTCTATATATCCGATCCGTTGTCTCTCCATGCGCCGTTATGGTCTCCATAGAAGCTCCTGCTGACCAGACATCATGCATGGAGGAGATTATTCGAGATCATATTAGTCCTATAGCCAAGGAAATGCTCGAGACGTGGTTGGACATGTGTGCATGTGTCGAGAGAGAAGTCGGAGGGGATGAGAGTGCTGGATTAGGAAGGCGAGACCAGATCATTAAAAACAAGACAATTGAGATTGATCTTGGATCAAGCTTCCCTAGGCTGTTTGGAGAGGAAGTAGCGAACCGCGTTTTAGGAGTGTTAAGGGACATCTACAATGCTTGA
- the LOC116000398 gene encoding uncharacterized protein LOC116000398, whose product MYNNHNSSDHKAAPPIMSPRISFSNDFVESSSGGAAAHHHYHQQLIKNYRDAPVSSDFEFCVSNYSAMTTMTADELFSKGRLLPYKETAAPSHHKTTTLKDELLQVEDDDFALKPPKSPTRWKGLLGLRKSHIGSKKVDKNSEDKRDEVLATKNSRDTLHGGGSSSCRDMEFRFN is encoded by the exons atgtACAACAACCATAACTCCTCCGACCACAAGGCGGCTCCGCCGATTATGAGTCCCCGGATCTCTTTCTCTAACGACTTTGTCGAGTCCAGTAGCGGCGGCGCCGCCGCCCATCATCACTACCACCAGCAACTCATCAAGAATTACCGGGATGCCCCCGTTTCTTCTGATTTTGAATTTTGCGTCTCGAACTACTCGGCCATGACTACTATGACCGCTGATGAGCTCTTCTCCAAGGGCCGCCTTTTGCCCTACAAGGAGACCGCCGCTCCTAGCCACCACAAGACCACCACTCTCAAAGATGAGCTTTTGCAGGTGGAGGATGACGATTTTGCCCTCAAGCCTCCCAAGAGTCCCACCAGGTGGAAAGGGCTTCTGGGGCTCAGGAAATCCCACATTGGGTCCAAGAAAGTTGACAAGAATAGCGAAGATAAGAGAGATGAAGTTCTTGCCACCAAGAACTCACGG GATACATTGCATGGTGGAGGGTCAAGCTCATGCAGGGACATGGAGTTTCGATTCAATTGA
- the LOC116000516 gene encoding B3 domain-containing protein Os01g0234100-like, producing the protein MKLKVVLNQENLGDLDLPKEEIMEKEEAGRPGNDGNLILATLPISEDPPAPSPGKRKRKAKGVMDEFSPLLFIRKRKKMPRPPGSQFNHEVDDYKGKSPGTANSRFRSSSPLQVKSPTLICAEEVQSSLGQEHPTFLKLLVRSHVGSCFWMGFPVPFCKKHLSRTDTTLVLENESGEEFSVKYLAQKTGLSAGWRKFVAAHTLLEGDVLIFQLVSTERLKVYVIRANDLTEVDGALSLLNLEVLTKQSNAVEGATCNNKRRKHPKSLPLTAVEKKQQHEEGSTKQLALLEQQSGNDSDGVASEVLEDSKSSQLAVSFGDIKSFEDFTIVINNQCVDSGIPEHIRRKYYELCSSKNAFLHECLLPGLCCELVVGVIFELVSIADAIRTCKLTTTIKEFEKWDKSLRSFELLGMKIGFLRTHLQRLQSLALGSEGASDSKRYREAKAGLSRTEDEIRNLELKLAALKETSEKYGADAEALKLKAESHEEKFREEVEAPW; encoded by the exons ATGAAACTAAAGGTGGTTCTGAATCAAGAAAATCTTGGCGACCTGGATTTGCCCAAAGAGGAAATTATGGAGAAAGAAGAAGCTGGAAGGCCTGGCAATGATGGGAATTTGATTCTTGCTACTTTACCCATCTCTGAGGACCCTCCAGCGCCCTCTCCT ggaaagaggaagaggaaggcTAAGGGAGTGATGGATGAGTTTTCGCCATTGCTTTTCatcaggaagaggaagaagatgccACGGCCCCCTGGTTCTCAATTCAACCAT GAAGTGGATGATTATAAGGGAAAGTCTCCAGG CACTGCAAATTCGAGGTTTCGGTCGAGCAGTCCTCTCCAAGTGAAGTCACCAACCCTGATTTGTGCAGAGGAGGTTCAGTCAAGCCTAGGACAGGAACATCCAACCTTCCTGAAACTGTTAGTTAGATCGCACGTTGGTAGTTGCTTTTGGATG GGCTTCCCTGTTCCGTTCTGTAAGAAACATCTGTCCAGGACTGACACTACACTCGTCCTCGAGAACGAAAGTGGGGAAGAATTTAGCGTCAAATATCTTGCACAGAAGACGGGACTTAGTGCAGGTTGGAGGAAGTTCGTTGCTGCTCACACGTTGTTAGAAGGAGATGTCTTGATTTTCCAATTAGTCAGCACCGAAAGGCTTAAG GTGTACGTGATAAGGGCTAATGATTTAACTGAGGTGGACGGTGCTCTTAGCCTCCTGAATTTGGAAGTCCTTACGAAACAAAGTAATGCAG TGGAAGGAGCTACTTGTAACAACAAAAGGAGGAAACACCCGAAGTCTCTTCCTTTGACTGCAGTCGAGAAGAAGCAGCAGCACGAGGAAGGCTCCACAAAGCAACTCGCGCTGTTAGAGCAACAGTCTGGTAACGATAGCGATGGCGTTGCTTCTGAAGTTTTAGAGGATTCCAAGTCGTCTCAACTTGCTGTTTCGTTCGGAGACATTAAAAGTTTCGAGGACTTCACCATCGTGATTAACAATCAGTGCGTCGATTCTGGTATCCCCGAGCACATTCGAAGAAAATACTATGAGCTCTGCAGCAGCAAGAACGCTTTCCTCCACGAATGCCTTCTCCCGGGCCTTTGTTGCGAGCTAGTCGTTGGTGTGATTTTCGAACTCGTGAGCATTGCTGATGCCATTAGAACCTGCAAGCTCACTACCACCATAAAGGAATTCGAGAAGTGGGATAAGTCCTTGAGGTCCTTCGAACTTCTGGGCATGAAAATTGGGTTTCTACGCACCCATCTGCAACGGTTGCAGAGCCTCGCCTTAGGATCTGAAGGCGCCTCGGACTCTAAGAGGTATCGGGAGGCTAAAGCGGGTCTATCACGCACAGAGGACGAGATAAGAAACCTCGAGCTAAAGCTAGCTGCGCTTAAGGAAACTTCTGAGAAATATGGCGCTGATGCTGAAGCTCTGAAGTTGAAAGCCGAGAGCCATGAAGAGAAGTTCCGGGAAGAGGTCGAGGCGCCATGGTGA
- the LOC115999808 gene encoding uncharacterized protein LOC115999808 translates to MDSMPVNWEALDTLIFDFAKSENLIDDSASPSSPPSPSPSTPSSSSFHLRLLIRQIRRCLEAGEVDAAMDLLRLHAPSVLDDHRLLFRLQKQKFIELLRKGTDEDRESAIDCLRTSLAPCALDAYPEAYEEFKHVLLALIYARSDRNSPVANEWSEKRRFEIAGLLSSILRAHLHAYDPLFAMTLRYLISIHKNFCSRQGVLSPISDLTERLLLEDRDPPATPIESLYEAPPFDEVDIQALAHAVELTRQGSVDSLRFAKGDLFQAFQNELCRMGMNVSVLDELVHEYCIYRGFVDFSVASPSGIQGTVRAINDDQSESGCLPQNSCLEVGNGNSKLSDGEASLTDVHMEASPNSSIDTVSMQSTDVEERFLCETNNHEDCSTSGTHLVGKVQKNRSHRIAERNKRKRWRGRDQKLEYTSEATVERGREEASQKLASVNIACSREDEYETLLGIKELASKGMAAEVFEEISAIDPNFFAQNPSLLFQLKQVEFLKLVSSGDHSGALKVACSYLGPLASSNAQLLKPLKETLLTLLKPNEVALSESLPLHALATSLQVATSKRLGIEQPQLMKILKATLYTHNEWFKLQMCKDRFEGLLKIDSLKDISGHSLFAAASKSDVDMGTHGSSQFTASSSNRMQEDGSSPVQSSARDMECDETAILKVMEFLALPRADAIHLLAQYNGNAEMVIQQIFA, encoded by the exons ATGGATTCCATGCCCGTGAATTGGGAAGCACTCGACACTCTGATTTTCGATTTCGCCAAATCTGAAAACCTAATCGATGATTCTGCCTCTCCGTCTTCGCCTCCGTCTCCCTCTCCTTCCACGCCGTCTTCCTCCTCCTTCCACTTGCGCCTACTTATCCGACAGATTAGACGTTGTCTCGAGGCCGGAGAGGTAGATGCTGCCATGGATCTCCTGCGCCTCCATGCGCCCTCCGTTCTTGATGATCACCGTCTTCTTTTCCGCTTACAGAAGCAG AAATTTATTGAGCTTTTAAGAAAAGGCACTGATGAGGATCGAGAATCTGCTATTGATTGCCTGCGAACATCTCTAGCTCCTTGTGCATTGGATGCTTACCCT GAAGCATACGAGGAATTTAAGCATGTTCTTCTTGCACTTATTTATGCTAGAAGTGATCGTAATTCTCCTGTGGCAAATGAG TGGTCAGAAAAGAGGAGGTTTGAGATTGCTGGCCTGCTTTCCTCAATATTGAGAGCGCATTTACACGCATATGACCCACTGTTTGCAATGACACTGAGATACTTGATAAG CATACATAAGAATTTTTGCTCTCGGCAAGGAGTTTTGTCACCCATATCAGATCTTACTGAGAGATTGCTTCTTGAGGATCGAGACCCCCCTGCAACACCAATAGAAAGTCTATATGAAGCACCTCCATTTGACGAg GTTGATATACAAGCTCTTGCTCATGCTGTAGAGCTTACAAGGCAAGGATCAGTTGACAGCCTGAGGTTTGCTAAGGGTGATTTATTCCAAGCATTTCAG AATGAGTTGTGCCGTATGGGAATGAATGTTTCTGTGCTTGATGAGCTTGTCCATGAGTATTGCATTTATAGGGGTTTCGTGGACTTTAGTGTTGCATCACCATCTG GAATTCAGGGTACTGTTAGAGCTATAAATGATGATCAATCAGAATCTGGATGTTTACCGCAGAACTCTTGCCTTGAAGTTGGGAATGGAAACAGCAAACTTTCGGATGGTGAGGCTTCTCTTACTGACGTTCATATGGAAGCCTCACCGAATAGCAGTATTGACACTGTGAGTATGCAAAGTACTGATGTGGAAGAGCGGTTCCTTTGTGAGACCAATAACCATGAAGACTGCAGCACCAGTGGAACACATCTGGTTGGAAAAGTTCAGAAAAATAGAAGTCATAGAATTGCTGAAAGGAATAAACGTAAGCGGTGGAGGGGCAGAGATCAGAAACTAGAGTATACGTCAGAAGCTACAGTTGAAAGAGGCAGAGAAGAG GCTTCTCAAAAGTTGGCCTCAGTAAACATTGCATGCAGTAGAGAAGACGAATATGAGACATTACTTGGTATCAAGGAGCTAGCAAGCAAAGGAATGGCTGCAGAGGTGTTTGAAGAAATTAGTGCAATAGACCCAAATTTTTTTGCACAGAACCCAAGTTTGCTTTTTCAGCTTAAGCAG GTTGAATTTTTGAAGCTTGTCAGCTCTGGTGATCACTCTGGTGCGCTAAAAGTAGCCTGCTCATATTTGGGTCCTTTGGCATCTAGTAATGCTCAGTTGTTGAAGCCTTTAAAGGAGACTTTGTTGACATTGCTGAAACCTAATGAAGTGGCACTTAGTGAAAGCTTGCCATTGCATGCTCTTGCAACGTCACTACAG GTTGCTACTAGCAAGAGGCTTGGTATTGAACAGCCCCAGCTTATGAAGATTTTGAAAGCTACACTCTACACACACAATGAGTGGTTCAAACTTCAAATGTGTAAAGATCGGTTTGAAGGTCTTCTAAAGATTGATTCGCTTAAAGATATTAGCGGTCACTCGCTTTTTGCTGCTGCTTCTAAGTCAGATGTTGACATGGGCACTCATGGATCGTCTCAATTTACTGCGTCCTCGAGTAACAGGATGCAGGAAGATGGTAGCAGTCCAGTACAATCATCTGCCAGGGATATGGAATGTGATGAAACAGCAATACTCAAAGTTATG GAATTTCTTGCTTTGCCAAGGGCGGATGCAATTCATCTCCTTGCCCAGTACAATGGAAATGCAGAGATGGTGATTCAGCAGATATTTGCATGA